A region from the Anopheles bellator unplaced genomic scaffold, idAnoBellAS_SP24_06.2 scaffold00413_ctg1, whole genome shotgun sequence genome encodes:
- the LOC131214284 gene encoding general odorant-binding protein 72-like yields the protein MSYGNLATSITMEQLQKTAKTFRQVCQPKHQITDAVADAVSNGVFTDTKQFKCYVSCLLEIMQVARRGKVNYEKSLRQIDTMLPDDLKSDFRTGLEACKNAAKDIKDHCEASYVLVQCFYKNNPKFIFP from the exons AGCATTACCATGGAACAGTTGCAAAAGACGGCGAAAACCTTCCGACAAGTATGCCAACCGAAGCATCAAATTACAGACG CTGTGGCCGACGCCGTCAGCAATGGAGTTTTCACCGAcacgaaacaatttaaatgctACGTAAGCTGCCTGCTCGAAATCATGCAGGTTGCGCGCAGGGGCAAGGTGAACTATGAAAAGTCACTCCGGCAAATCGACACCATGCTTCCGGATGATTTAAAGTCTGACTTCCGGACCGGACTAGAGGCGTGCAAGAATGCTG CGAAGGACATCAAGGACCATTGTGAGGCTTCGTACGTTTTGGTGCAATGCTTCTACAAAAATAATCctaaattcattttcccatAA
- the LOC131214281 gene encoding succinate dehydrogenase [ubiquinone] cytochrome b small subunit, mitochondrial-like, with translation MLAAGRKAVQTSAFYAPLFSSQIKPRPFTVIALRRFAVSPARNASAGGSSNVGLWRAERVLSVALLGALPVGLMYPSYAGDTLIAVSIVMHQHWGLEAIVTDYVRPILFGKTVPKIAHGLLLILSAATLGGLLHFNYNDIGIGACVRKLWKTKAIEH, from the coding sequence ATGTTGGCCGCCGGGAGAAAAGCTGTACAAACCAGTGCGTTCTACGCACCGCTGTTTTCGTCCCAAATCAAACCCAGACCGTTTACCGTCATCGCATTGCGTCGGTTTGCCGTGTCTCCAGCCCGGAACGCTAGCGCAGGAGGGAGCAGCAATGTTGGCTTGTGGAGGGCGGAACGCGTCCTGTCCGTGGCACTGCTCGGTGCTTTACCAGTCGGCCTTATGTATCCTTCATATGCCGGGGACACACTGATTGCCGTAAGCATCGTGATGCATCAGCACTGGGGCCTGGAAGCTATTGTCACGGATTACGTGCGACCGATCCTGTTTGGAAAAACCGTGCCGAAGATAGCGCACGGCTTGCTGCTCATCTTATCGGCGGCCACACTGGGTGGATTGCtccattttaattacaatgATATCGGCATTGGGGCATGTGTCAGGAAATTGTGGAAGACGAAGGCAATAGAACATTAG